CCCTCGAACACAAGCTACTTTTGGTAGGTTTCAGGCGTAGGTATCGATATTTCGCCCGAGGCCGATCGTCCGAAAGTAACGGACGGCCTCCGGCGGGTCCTTCGGACGTACGATCTTGCCCAAGCTCTGAGCTCGGGAACTCAAAGCCGTGAGGGTCTGGCGATACTGCGAAATCGCCCACGAGACGGAGACCGATATCGCCGGGGTGCTCATCGCCGGTTAGTAACCGTTCATGCAGGTATCGTGGCGACAGCCGCAGCGATCGTGGGCCGGAAGATCCGCGTCTTGCTTATCGTACTCGGCGCATCGATCGCTGCAATACGTCTGCCCGAGATCGACGTAACACGTACACTGCACGTGCCCGCACTTCTGTCCGTCCACCTCGCGCTACCCGTGTTGGCGCTGCAACGGAAACAGCAGCACGTCCCGGATCGACGCATTGTCGGTGAGCAACATGACCAGACGATCGATGCCGATGCCGATGCCGGCCGTCGGCGGCATGCCGTACTCGAGCGCGCGCACGAAATCCCAATCTGGTTCGGGGATTTCGTCGTCGCCTTTGGCGCGTTCCGCAACCTGGGCCTCGAAGCGCGCGCGCTGATCGTCCGGGTCGTTCAATTCCGTAAACGCGTTGGAGACTTCCATCCGATTGCAGAACAGTTCGTATCGATCTACCAATTGCGGGTCGTCGGCTTTGCGTTTGGCGAGCGGCGAGATCACGACCGGGTAATCCGTGACGAAGGTCGGCTGGACGAGATTGGGCTCGAGCACTCGTTCGAAAATTTTGTCCAGCGCGTGGCCGTGCGTCGGGGATTTCGGCATCCCGAGTTCGGCCAAGATCTGCGCGGCACCGTCCGGATCGAGCAGGCGTTCGCGCGTGAAGCGCCCGTCGCTATACTGCGCGATGCCGTCGAGATAGGAAACGCGTGCGAACGGGCGTGCGAACGAGAGGGTGCGATCGCCGTTCTTCAATTCCGTGTTGCCGCCGGTCACCACCGAGACCAAATGCGCGATCAACGCTTCGTTGAACGCGAGCATATCGTGAACGTCCCAATAGGCGGCGTACAGCTCCAGCATCGTGAATTCGGGATTGTGTGTCGTATCGATGCCTTCGTTGCGGAAGATGCGCCCGATTTCGTACACGCGTTCCATACCGCCAACGATCAGGCGTTTGAGATTGAGCTCGGTCGCGATGCGCAACTGCATTTCTTCGTCGGAGAGTGCGTTGACGCTGGTGAGAAACGGGCGCGCGGAGGCTCCGCCGGCGACGTGCAACAGCGTCGGCGTCTCGACTTCGTAAAAACCGCGTTCGTCGATGAAACGGCGGGTCTCCGAAACGATTCGGCTGCGCAAGATGAACGTATCCCGCACGTCGGGATTTACGATGAGATCGACGTAACGCTGACGGTAGCGCTTCTCGACGTCCTGGAGGCCGTGCCACTTATCCGGAAGCGGCATCAAGGCTTTGCCCAGCACCGCAAACGCCGTAACGTGCAGCGTGAGGTCGCCCTTCTTCGAACGAAACATGTAGCCGCGCACGCCGACGATATCGCCGCGGTCCAGCGCTTCCCACGTCGCGAACGGCTCCTCGCCGAGTTCGTCCTTGCGCACGTAGAGTTGGATGCGTCCGGTGCGATCGTGGAGATCGGCAAAGATCGTCTTGCCCATCGTGCGTTTGGACATGATGCGCCCGGCCAGATTCCAGCCCTCGGCATCGGCTTTCTGCCCGACTTCGAGAAACGCGTAACGCGCGAGCAACTCTTGCGCGGTCGCTTCCACCTCGTAACGCGTTGCCAGAAACGGGTCGCTTCCGCGCGAACGCAAGGCGGCCAGATGATCGCGTCTGGCCGCCACGAGTGAGGCTTCGGTTTTGCCTAGTTCTTCGTCCATGACGTTACGCTACGAGGCTTTTTTCGCAGCCTTCTTGGGAGCGGCGGTGCTGCCGATCGATTCGATCTTATATTTCACGACGCCGCGAGGAGTGGTGACGTCGACCGTCTCGCCCTTTTTGTGCGCCATCAGCGCGCGCCCGAGCGGGGATTCGTTCGAGATGCGCTGGCTCGAAGGGTCGGCCTCGGCCGATCCGACGATCGTGAAATCGTAGCTCTCGTTGTTCTTGAGGTCCTTCACCCTTACCGACGCGCCGAGATGCACTTCGTCGGCGGCGTACTCCGATTCGTCGATGAGTCGCGCGTTGCGAATCATCCCCTCGAGTTTGAGGATTCTCCCCTCGATGAATGCCTGTTCTTGCTTGGCGTCTTCGTATTCGGCGTTTTCGCTCAGATCGCCGTACTCTTTGGCTTGGCGAATCCGATCGTTAACTTCTTTGCGGTGTACGGCCTTGAGTTCGTCGAGCTCGTTTTGCAGTTTCGTCAGCCCCTCGGGCGTCAGGACGATTTCTTTTTCGTTCAAGTAACAGACCCTCAAACCGAGAACGTATGGAACGCTGTAGCGCCCACAGGTGCCCGTGGAACGAGAAGCGCGCCCCGCGGGACGCTGGCGCGGTTGGTTCGCGAGGTCAGAGCGTGGCCCTGCCGCGCCAGAACGCAAAGGGTATTCCCAGAATCACGCCCGCCCATGCGTACCACTGAAGCTGCCGGTTCTCCGATCCGATCGTGGCTCCGAGCACGGCCAGCAGCGCGATCGCCCCGAGCAGGGGGAGCGCCACGGCGCGGCTCGGCCAGAACTGCCGCGCGGCCGCCGCCGCGCTGAACACGAATAGCAACCCCAGGAATACCGAGGAGGCGTTGACTACCACATCGAGCTGGTCGGCGGCGCTGGGCGAAAGGCCGGTCACCAGTTCGCAGACCGTCACCAGCGCGGCGACGGCGGCAAGCGCCCAGAGGGGCTCGCTGCGCCCGTCTAAGCGGCCTAGGACGCGCGGGAGCACGCCGTCCCGGCCCATCGCATAGACCGAGCGAGAGAGGTACAGAATCGTGGTCCATAGCGTCGAGAGCGTCGAGAGCATCACCGTGATGACGATGGCGAACCGCCACGCGCCGCCGCCGAGCAAATCGCTCACGTAGGCGAGCGAGTCCGCTTGGTGGGCGGCGAACCCCGCCGGCGTCCCGAGATGCAGATAGGCGACCATGCAAAGCACGAGCAGAACGATGGTGACCACCAGGCCGGCCATGCCGCCCCGCCCCGACGCCGAAGCGTCGTCGTCCACTTCCTCGCTCGCCGAGGCGGAGATCTCCCAACCGTCGCTCATCCAGATGCCCAGCGTCATCGCCCCGATGAACCCGGCGACGGAGAGCGGCAGCACCGGAAGGGCCGCGGCGTGCGCCACGCTTGCGACTGGCGCGTGGGGCAAGAACTCCGCGGCCACCGCGCTGGCCGCCAGGACCACGAGCTCGACCGCCAGCGCAACCAACGTGACCATCGCCGTCGGCCGGATGCCGACGTACAGCAGCACCGAGCTCGCAACGATCCACACCCCGCCCACGCACGCCGCCCAGAGCGGGTCCTGCGCGCGGGCCGGCGCGACCAGCTCCAGGGTATAGATTCCGGCCGGGACCGCGGTCGCCATCGTCGCAAAGAAATTCGAAAGCAACAGCAGCCACGCGCCGTAGGCGCCGACGCGGTGGCCGAACGCCATGCGGATCCACGAATACGAAGACCCCGCGTTGGGTGCGACGCGCGAGAGCTGCGCGAACGCGACCGCCATGCACAGCATGATCGCACCCAACGCGATCAACGCGAGCGGAGCCGCGCCGCCGGCCGCCGCCACCATCGGCCCCATCGTCGAGGCGAGCGAATAGGCCGGCCCCATCGATGCGCTTGCGAGCACCGAGATATCGAAAAATTTCAGCACCTTGGGCAGGCGCCGCGATGGCATTTAGTTCAGCGTGATGACGCGCGGTTCGAGATGCAACTCGTCGAGAACGCGCTCGTAATCGCCCGGCGTGATGTCGGCCCATTTTTTTCCGAGTAACGCCAGCAGCGCCGCTTCGATGACGTTGGTGCCGAACGAGCGGCCGTCGAAATCCGGCGTCGTCGTGATCAGCAGCTTGACGCCGCGGTCGCGCAATTCGTCGATGTTCGCTTGCGTGACGGTGTTCGTCAGGACGATCTTGCCATCCAAGCGATCCGGCATGAACTGGCGCATGAAGTGGAAATCGCCCGCGATGATTTCCGCTTCCGCGTAATACTGCGGGTATTTCGGCTCGGGCGGCTTGTCTTGCTTTTTGCCGGTCGGATAGAAAAACTGAAACGGCAACTTGCATGCGTCGGGCAGATATTTTTCGGCCAAGAGCTCGAACTCGTGCAGCCCGCGCACCGGCATGTCTTTATCGAGTGCGAAAATGAAGTCGCCGAACATCACGTCGGCTCCGGCATCCACCAGCGCTTGCGCCATGCCGAAGCGATCGAGCGCGCTCACCATCAGCACGTGCTTGCCGCGCAAATCGATCCCGAGCGCGCTCTGCATGAACCCAACGGCCTTTCGCTCGAGCGTGTTCTTCAAGCCGCTGCCGTCGACCACCGGCGTAATCTTCGCGGCTTCGAGCAAACGCAGGCCGTCGCGCAGCGCATAGCGCTTCGATCCCGCGTAGAGGTACACGTCGATGCCGCCCAGGCCGATCGCATCGACCGTACCGTCGAGTTCGCGCACTTTGGCGATCGCCGCATCGAGTTTACCGTCCATTCCGATGCGCGAGATGTCGAAATCTTCGCCGAGCAACGACACGATCGCGCGATGGTCGCGAGTCGAGGAGCCCAAAGAGACCGAGACGATGCGTTTCATGCCGTCCTCACGATGCGAGCACTCGCCGGCGCGCGTCGGCGGCTTCGCGAATCTGCGCGATCCGCTCCGCCGTCACGGCGGTATCGAACGAGCGCATTCCCGCCAGCGTAAATCCGCAGCGTTTCGCCATTTCGTCGATCTCCATCACCTTCTGCACGTCGATGCCGCGACCGAGGGTAAACGACTCCA
Above is a window of Candidatus Dormiibacterota bacterium DNA encoding:
- the lysS gene encoding lysine--tRNA ligase, whose translation is MDEELGKTEASLVAARRDHLAALRSRGSDPFLATRYEVEATAQELLARYAFLEVGQKADAEGWNLAGRIMSKRTMGKTIFADLHDRTGRIQLYVRKDELGEEPFATWEALDRGDIVGVRGYMFRSKKGDLTLHVTAFAVLGKALMPLPDKWHGLQDVEKRYRQRYVDLIVNPDVRDTFILRSRIVSETRRFIDERGFYEVETPTLLHVAGGASARPFLTSVNALSDEEMQLRIATELNLKRLIVGGMERVYEIGRIFRNEGIDTTHNPEFTMLELYAAYWDVHDMLAFNEALIAHLVSVVTGGNTELKNGDRTLSFARPFARVSYLDGIAQYSDGRFTRERLLDPDGAAQILAELGMPKSPTHGHALDKIFERVLEPNLVQPTFVTDYPVVISPLAKRKADDPQLVDRYELFCNRMEVSNAFTELNDPDDQRARFEAQVAERAKGDDEIPEPDWDFVRALEYGMPPTAGIGIGIDRLVMLLTDNASIRDVLLFPLQRQHG
- the greA gene encoding transcription elongation factor GreA gives rise to the protein MNEKEIVLTPEGLTKLQNELDELKAVHRKEVNDRIRQAKEYGDLSENAEYEDAKQEQAFIEGRILKLEGMIRNARLIDESEYAADEVHLGASVRVKDLKNNESYDFTIVGSAEADPSSQRISNESPLGRALMAHKKGETVDVTTPRGVVKYKIESIGSTAAPKKAAKKAS
- a CDS encoding APC family permease; this encodes MPSRRLPKVLKFFDISVLASASMGPAYSLASTMGPMVAAAGGAAPLALIALGAIMLCMAVAFAQLSRVAPNAGSSYSWIRMAFGHRVGAYGAWLLLLSNFFATMATAVPAGIYTLELVAPARAQDPLWAACVGGVWIVASSVLLYVGIRPTAMVTLVALAVELVVLAASAVAAEFLPHAPVASVAHAAALPVLPLSVAGFIGAMTLGIWMSDGWEISASASEEVDDDASASGRGGMAGLVVTIVLLVLCMVAYLHLGTPAGFAAHQADSLAYVSDLLGGGAWRFAIVITVMLSTLSTLWTTILYLSRSVYAMGRDGVLPRVLGRLDGRSEPLWALAAVAALVTVCELVTGLSPSAADQLDVVVNASSVFLGLLFVFSAAAAARQFWPSRAVALPLLGAIALLAVLGATIGSENRQLQWYAWAGVILGIPFAFWRGRATL
- a CDS encoding quinate 5-dehydrogenase, producing MKRIVSVSLGSSTRDHRAIVSLLGEDFDISRIGMDGKLDAAIAKVRELDGTVDAIGLGGIDVYLYAGSKRYALRDGLRLLEAAKITPVVDGSGLKNTLERKAVGFMQSALGIDLRGKHVLMVSALDRFGMAQALVDAGADVMFGDFIFALDKDMPVRGLHEFELLAEKYLPDACKLPFQFFYPTGKKQDKPPEPKYPQYYAEAEIIAGDFHFMRQFMPDRLDGKIVLTNTVTQANIDELRDRGVKLLITTTPDFDGRSFGTNVIEAALLALLGKKWADITPGDYERVLDELHLEPRVITLN